Proteins encoded within one genomic window of Candidatus Berkiella cookevillensis:
- a CDS encoding GNAT family N-acetyltransferase yields MKVIETDRLILRTWKEEDRDAYWQINQDPKVIEFLLGSMSKAQVDIFMQNCNKGFEEKRFCLFAAELKASHEMIGFIGLSSMQWEAHFTPAVEIGWRLGSQYWGMGYATEGAKAVLAYGFHTLGLAEIVSFTAMLNLRSIRVMERIGMMRDLRDDFTHPKLDLQHPLSKHVLYRITKL; encoded by the coding sequence ATGAAAGTCATAGAAACAGATAGGTTGATACTGCGTACGTGGAAAGAAGAAGACAGAGATGCTTATTGGCAGATCAACCAAGATCCTAAGGTCATCGAATTTTTGTTAGGCAGTATGAGCAAAGCGCAAGTAGACATTTTTATGCAAAACTGCAACAAAGGATTTGAAGAAAAAAGATTTTGTCTTTTTGCTGCAGAATTGAAGGCAAGTCATGAAATGATAGGTTTTATTGGCTTATCTAGCATGCAATGGGAAGCACATTTTACGCCTGCTGTAGAGATAGGGTGGCGTTTAGGCTCACAATATTGGGGTATGGGATATGCCACAGAAGGTGCAAAGGCAGTACTTGCGTATGGATTTCATACCTTGGGTTTGGCAGAAATTGTATCTTTTACAGCTATGCTTAACCTTCGATCAATTCGAGTGATGGAAAGAATTGGTATGATGCGGGATTTGCGAGATGACTTCACGCATCCCAAATTAGATCTTCAACATCCTTTGTCTAAGCATGTGCTGTATCGAATAACCAAGCTTTAA
- a CDS encoding helix-turn-helix transcriptional regulator: MDLSVYKALCNAIVLLMKPLVEVVIHDLSSGTICYIEGVLSKRQIGDPSLLELSGFEDNLETIVYPKLSFDGRLIKSISVPLSDKWLICINCDVSVFNQMQTLSQQFLEISQKAGPKSLFAKDWQEKLHLAIHTYLQEQAWYFESLTNRQKKEVAKHLFGIGAFNEKNATDYIASTLNIGRATLFKYLKEWRHLNHESI; encoded by the coding sequence ATGGATTTATCAGTTTATAAAGCATTGTGTAATGCCATCGTGTTGTTGATGAAGCCTTTGGTAGAAGTTGTGATCCATGACTTAAGTTCGGGCACGATTTGCTATATAGAAGGTGTTTTGTCAAAACGTCAAATCGGTGATCCTTCCTTGCTTGAGCTATCAGGTTTTGAGGATAATTTAGAGACAATTGTTTATCCAAAACTCAGTTTTGATGGCCGTTTGATCAAATCAATCTCAGTACCCCTCAGTGACAAATGGCTGATCTGCATTAACTGCGATGTTTCTGTTTTTAATCAAATGCAAACACTCAGTCAACAATTCTTAGAAATAAGCCAGAAAGCAGGGCCTAAAAGTCTTTTCGCAAAAGATTGGCAGGAAAAATTGCATCTTGCGATCCATACCTATTTGCAAGAGCAAGCATGGTATTTTGAAAGCTTAACAAACCGTCAAAAGAAAGAGGTTGCAAAGCACTTATTTGGGATTGGTGCATTCAATGAAAAAAATGCAACTGACTATATTGCAAGCACTCTTAATATCGGTCGTGCCACCCTGTTTAAATATTTGAAAGAATGGAGACACCTTAATCATGAAAGCATTTAA
- a CDS encoding aminotransferase class I/II-fold pyridoxal phosphate-dependent enzyme yields MKAFKLEEYLTQYEFSSPYLLCCSDAESFTMQEIIALASPEDRKLWDDLRLHYTEPYGLPLLREEIAKSLYPDLTAENILCFAGAEEGIFASLYTLSEPGDHVIVLTPCYQSLLEISQLKGATVTQVLLREENHWCIDIKEIESAIQENTKCVIINFPHNPTGQVITQAALSELVALCDKHGIWLFSDEVYRLLGSPQEPWAEPAACKYPKALSLGVMSKAFGMAGLRVGWVACQDIELLHKIKKMKDYLSICNSAPAEVMSLIALKNKAKILDRNNKIVSDNLILLDQFMAEYQHLFSWQRPQGGCVGFVQYKGNESIDEFCEALIKKSGVLLLPASVYDYPSQYFRIGYGRKNMPEALERLKAFIVA; encoded by the coding sequence ATGAAAGCATTTAAATTAGAAGAATATTTAACGCAATATGAGTTCAGTAGCCCTTATTTGCTGTGTTGTTCAGATGCAGAGAGCTTTACGATGCAGGAGATAATTGCACTTGCAAGTCCTGAGGATAGAAAATTATGGGACGATCTGCGCTTACATTATACAGAACCTTATGGTTTACCATTGCTGCGTGAGGAAATTGCAAAAAGCCTTTACCCTGATCTAACAGCTGAGAATATTTTATGCTTTGCTGGTGCTGAAGAAGGTATCTTTGCATCTTTGTATACTCTTTCAGAACCAGGCGATCATGTAATTGTATTGACGCCCTGTTATCAATCTTTGCTCGAGATTTCTCAATTAAAGGGAGCGACAGTTACTCAAGTACTGTTACGTGAAGAGAATCATTGGTGCATTGATATAAAGGAGATTGAAAGTGCAATTCAAGAAAATACAAAATGCGTGATTATTAATTTCCCCCATAATCCAACTGGACAAGTGATTACACAAGCTGCACTTTCAGAATTAGTTGCATTGTGCGATAAACATGGCATATGGTTATTTTCTGATGAGGTTTATCGACTACTAGGATCGCCACAAGAACCTTGGGCTGAGCCTGCTGCTTGCAAATATCCTAAGGCATTGTCACTGGGAGTGATGAGCAAAGCTTTTGGCATGGCAGGGCTTAGAGTGGGTTGGGTTGCTTGTCAAGATATCGAATTACTGCATAAAATTAAAAAAATGAAAGACTATCTATCCATCTGTAATAGTGCCCCTGCTGAGGTCATGAGTCTCATTGCCTTAAAAAATAAAGCAAAAATTTTGGATAGAAATAATAAAATTGTGTCTGATAATTTAATTTTATTAGATCAATTTATGGCAGAATATCAGCATCTCTTTTCATGGCAAAGACCACAAGGTGGATGCGTGGGCTTTGTACAATATAAAGGGAATGAATCAATAGATGAATTCTGTGAGGCTTTGATTAAAAAAAGTGGTGTACTGCTATTGCCAGCATCTGTCTATGATTATCCAAGCCAGTATTTTCGAATTGGCTATGGTCGTAAAAATATGCCGGAGGCTTTAGAGAGATTAAAAGCATTCATTGTAGCATGA
- a CDS encoding DUF2254 domain-containing protein, with protein sequence MISKWQWISRQLSEKLWLRAGLFCIISVICALAGLIIKNYVPINLNFKISAEAIYDVLNIIASSMLAVTIFSLSVMITAYAAAANSATPRSTRLLLTDRTAQNALSTFIGSFLFSLVGIIALKMDIYDENGRLLLFIATIIVIFLVVLMLLRWIEYLSSLGRLGKTIDMVEKAATASIREFCKHPYLGGTPLFKFSNKPEYISIPHPKIGYIQHIDIAALSKVAEQLEYPIYVMSRPGTFNDSLQPVVYLGATTISENDIKKIQNAFIIGGERLFEQDPRFGTIVLTEIASRSLSPAINDPGTAIDVLGTLLRIFTILASASMELEESAKEIKYANVFIPEIPIEDFFSDCFSPIARDGAGMLEVGIRLQKTFHSLASAGDSPFQKAVRNQSQYALAQALATLKIEQDKEVIKSITLSS encoded by the coding sequence ATGATATCAAAATGGCAATGGATAAGCCGTCAACTTTCAGAGAAATTATGGTTACGCGCTGGTTTATTTTGCATCATTAGTGTTATATGTGCGTTGGCAGGTCTCATTATAAAGAACTACGTACCTATTAATTTAAATTTTAAAATTTCTGCTGAGGCTATATATGATGTTTTAAATATTATTGCATCCAGTATGTTAGCAGTTACTATTTTTTCACTCAGTGTTATGATTACTGCTTACGCTGCTGCTGCGAACAGTGCTACACCACGCTCTACTCGTTTATTGTTGACTGATCGTACTGCACAAAATGCACTTTCAACTTTTATAGGTTCATTTCTCTTTAGTCTTGTAGGTATTATTGCTTTAAAAATGGATATCTACGATGAAAATGGTCGGCTGCTTCTCTTTATCGCTACTATTATAGTCATTTTTCTTGTGGTTTTGATGCTACTGCGTTGGATTGAGTATTTATCCAGTTTAGGGCGTCTTGGAAAAACCATAGATATGGTAGAAAAGGCTGCAACTGCATCTATTCGTGAGTTTTGTAAACATCCTTATCTTGGGGGGACGCCTTTATTTAAATTTTCGAATAAACCAGAATATATATCCATACCGCACCCTAAAATTGGTTATATACAGCATATTGATATAGCCGCACTCTCAAAAGTAGCTGAACAGCTTGAATATCCAATCTATGTAATGTCAAGGCCAGGTACATTCAATGATTCTCTTCAGCCCGTTGTTTATTTGGGCGCTACTACCATCTCTGAAAATGATATTAAGAAAATACAAAATGCTTTTATTATTGGTGGCGAACGTTTATTTGAACAAGATCCACGATTTGGCACGATTGTTTTGACAGAAATAGCGTCACGTTCACTTTCTCCGGCTATTAACGATCCGGGTACAGCTATAGATGTATTGGGTACTCTATTACGCATTTTTACTATTTTAGCCAGTGCTTCGATGGAATTGGAAGAAAGTGCTAAAGAAATAAAGTATGCAAATGTATTTATTCCAGAAATCCCGATAGAAGATTTTTTTAGTGATTGTTTTTCTCCTATTGCTCGAGATGGGGCAGGTATGCTAGAAGTTGGAATTAGATTGCAAAAAACCTTTCACTCTCTTGCTAGCGCTGGGGATAGCCCTTTTCAAAAAGCCGTACGCAATCAATCTCAATATGCTTTGGCTCAGGCTTTAGCTACATTAAAGATAGAGCAAGATAAAGAAGTGATAAAATCAATTACACTTTCATCATAG
- a CDS encoding MFS transporter translates to MRLHVLGSRYKYLPYLMWLFPLSFFAYQFILRLWPGLMMHQIMDQFSIDASHFGLLAAFYYYGYAGMQIPVAILLERFGARRVVFTFAMVCGLATLMFTHTNHFYMAVLSRFLIGAGSAVGFLAISKVVSEWFPKEQYARMIGFSFTFGLMGAIFGGKPVSLLIETHPWQSVALTLAAISIVIGCLTYFILCSPQTNNAQKQEEQFNAANFKSLLSSPVIWFLAIANLLMVGSLEGFADVWGVPYLMTAYNLNKADAAGLISFIFFGMLIGGPLLALLSRKFGNYTVIAASGLGMAAAFLLLFLNQSYNSVLLSCLFFGVGILCCYQVIVFAAGSNLVAPKHLGVTVAFLNCINMLGGSFFHTTIGKIMDVFGGGGLNHEGLRIYDLHAYKYALCVVPLCALVGAIIVAVIGMKLKVNEYNKSSINGA, encoded by the coding sequence ATGAGGTTGCACGTGCTTGGCTCTAGATATAAATATTTGCCTTATTTAATGTGGCTATTCCCACTATCATTTTTTGCATACCAATTTATTTTGCGCCTCTGGCCGGGCCTCATGATGCATCAGATTATGGATCAATTCTCCATTGATGCGAGTCATTTTGGCCTATTGGCAGCCTTTTATTATTATGGTTATGCAGGTATGCAAATACCCGTGGCTATTTTATTGGAGCGATTTGGGGCACGGCGTGTTGTCTTTACTTTTGCAATGGTATGTGGACTTGCGACCTTAATGTTCACTCATACCAATCATTTTTATATGGCAGTGTTGAGTCGATTTTTAATAGGGGCTGGTTCTGCTGTTGGTTTTCTGGCTATTTCTAAAGTCGTTTCTGAATGGTTTCCCAAAGAGCAGTATGCACGGATGATAGGTTTCTCCTTTACCTTTGGACTCATGGGAGCAATTTTTGGTGGCAAGCCTGTGAGCTTGCTCATTGAAACCCATCCTTGGCAGAGTGTTGCGCTTACACTTGCCGCTATTTCAATTGTCATTGGTTGTTTAACCTATTTTATATTGTGTTCTCCCCAAACAAATAATGCGCAAAAACAAGAAGAACAATTTAATGCCGCAAATTTTAAATCCTTACTGTCTTCGCCGGTTATTTGGTTTTTAGCCATTGCAAATCTATTGATGGTGGGTTCTTTAGAAGGCTTTGCAGATGTGTGGGGTGTTCCCTATTTAATGACCGCTTATAATCTTAACAAAGCAGATGCCGCAGGACTTATATCCTTTATCTTCTTTGGTATGTTAATTGGTGGTCCATTATTAGCATTGCTCAGTAGAAAATTTGGTAACTATACAGTGATTGCCGCATCTGGACTTGGTATGGCAGCAGCTTTTTTATTGTTATTTTTAAATCAAAGCTACAACTCAGTACTGCTTTCTTGCCTGTTCTTTGGGGTGGGTATTTTATGTTGTTATCAAGTGATTGTCTTTGCTGCGGGTTCTAATTTGGTAGCACCTAAACATTTAGGCGTGACTGTTGCATTCCTAAACTGTATCAATATGCTGGGTGGTTCATTCTTTCATACCACCATTGGTAAAATAATGGATGTCTTTGGGGGAGGAGGTTTAAATCATGAGGGCTTGAGGATATATGATCTTCATGCATATAAATATGCACTTTGTGTTGTGCCACTGTGTGCCTTGGTAGGCGCTATTATTGTCGCTGTCATTGGTATGAAGTTAAAAGTGAATGAGTACAACAAATCGTCTATCAATGGAGCCTAA
- a CDS encoding carboxymuconolactone decarboxylase family protein: MTKEYKSIISDISAYSKELHKLIPDTMAGFASMAKSATTTKAIDEKTKEMIALALGVAAHCDGCLGYHTKALARLGATREEVAEVLGMAVYMGGGPSLMYAADALRSFDQFKND, from the coding sequence ATGACTAAAGAATACAAATCTATTATCAGCGATATTAGCGCTTACAGCAAAGAGCTACACAAACTCATTCCTGACACCATGGCTGGATTTGCTAGCATGGCAAAATCAGCCACGACAACAAAAGCGATAGATGAGAAAACCAAAGAAATGATCGCGCTTGCCTTGGGGGTTGCAGCACACTGCGACGGCTGCCTTGGTTATCATACCAAAGCGCTTGCTCGCCTTGGCGCAACACGAGAAGAAGTAGCAGAAGTCTTAGGCATGGCTGTCTATATGGGGGGTGGCCCATCACTTATGTATGCCGCAGATGCACTACGTTCTTTTGATCAATTTAAAAATGACTAG
- a CDS encoding rhodanese-like domain-containing protein, translating into MTSFSIILAENLCPVDPKQGIILDVRTKMEHAEKHIGFSHAHVPLDELKPTELMVHHGLAKNAEVYILCRSGKRASQAAEKFIAEGYCNVKVIEGGITACEMCGHDIKGYGTQISTTQTKLKKPISLERQVRIAAGLFVTLGAALALFISPLFSIIPLFVGCGLIFAGITDRCGMALILTKAPWNKTKDSFDTTTLPR; encoded by the coding sequence ATGACAAGTTTTTCAATCATTCTTGCAGAAAACCTCTGTCCAGTGGATCCAAAGCAAGGAATTATTTTAGATGTCCGCACTAAAATGGAGCATGCGGAAAAGCATATTGGTTTTAGTCATGCTCATGTACCACTCGATGAATTAAAGCCCACTGAACTCATGGTCCACCATGGTTTAGCAAAGAATGCTGAAGTATATATTTTGTGCCGCAGTGGTAAACGTGCAAGCCAAGCAGCAGAAAAATTCATAGCTGAAGGCTACTGTAACGTTAAAGTCATTGAAGGTGGCATCACTGCATGTGAAATGTGTGGGCATGATATTAAAGGTTATGGCACACAAATCTCTACCACTCAAACAAAACTAAAAAAGCCAATCTCGCTTGAACGGCAAGTTCGTATCGCGGCAGGTTTATTCGTTACACTGGGTGCAGCACTGGCACTCTTTATCAGCCCTCTCTTTAGCATTATTCCTCTATTTGTAGGCTGTGGTCTCATTTTTGCAGGCATTACAGATCGTTGTGGCATGGCATTGATACTCACCAAAGCACCCTGGAATAAAACAAAAGATTCATTTGACACAACAACATTACCAAGATAA
- a CDS encoding ArsR/SmtB family transcription factor yields MNKQREKLERAVGLLKLLSHPVRLSILCNLIHNGEMSVTEIVAAEEGTAGQSQISQFLAKMRSEGLVKTRKHAQTVYYGIDSSQAKRLVQALYEIYCGEDY; encoded by the coding sequence ATGAATAAACAGCGTGAGAAATTAGAGCGTGCAGTAGGCTTACTGAAACTGCTTTCTCATCCAGTGCGTTTATCGATTTTATGTAATCTGATTCATAACGGCGAAATGAGTGTCACTGAAATCGTAGCAGCCGAAGAAGGTACTGCGGGACAATCGCAGATTTCACAGTTTCTGGCGAAGATGCGTAGTGAAGGTTTAGTCAAAACGCGTAAGCATGCGCAGACAGTTTACTACGGAATCGATTCATCTCAGGCTAAAAGGCTAGTGCAGGCACTTTATGAAATATACTGTGGTGAAGATTATTGA
- a CDS encoding TspO/MBR family protein gives MKLTTKDYISLVIWIASFLLIGSFIGSLTQSGVNSWYSTLNRSPLTPPNYLFGVVWSILYAMIAICGWIIWRSKTKLSELKRIKGLYISQLILNWSWSPIFFTYQLPDIALICLCLIVTLVSLLVYKTRKHLKIVCILLSPYLLWLLFATHLNFYIWQHN, from the coding sequence TTGAAATTAACCACTAAGGACTATATATCTCTAGTAATTTGGATAGCCTCTTTTTTGCTCATAGGCTCATTTATTGGTTCGTTGACTCAGAGCGGTGTTAACAGCTGGTATAGCACATTAAATCGCTCACCTCTAACGCCTCCCAACTATTTATTCGGAGTGGTATGGAGCATCTTATACGCAATGATAGCAATCTGTGGCTGGATAATTTGGCGCAGTAAAACGAAGCTATCAGAATTAAAACGCATAAAGGGATTATATATCTCTCAATTAATTTTAAACTGGAGCTGGAGCCCGATCTTTTTCACTTATCAATTACCTGATATTGCCCTGATATGTCTGTGCTTAATTGTTACTTTGGTTTCACTACTGGTTTATAAAACACGTAAACATCTAAAAATTGTGTGTATCTTATTGAGTCCATACTTATTATGGTTATTATTTGCAACGCACTTAAATTTTTACATATGGCAACACAACTAG
- a CDS encoding LysR substrate-binding domain-containing protein: MSIDTITLQSFIAVAETGSFTKAAKQVGRTQSAISQQMSKLENLLGKPLLVRNKILGLTPEGEIFLGYARQIFSLYREAIDRFKEPELEGEVRFGLPENFASAYLSDVLADFSRIHPRILLKIECDLTLNLFERFKNNEFDLVLVKMHRPEDFPNGLDIWSEPLKWVGKSELINFKKPIPLVLSPKPCVYRESALITLEKSGIAWRLAFSSPSNAGTIAAVKAGMGITVMPYTMIPHGLEAIESSLLPNLADTHVSLLKHKADNLAINTLEGFVLQQIRK; the protein is encoded by the coding sequence ATGAGTATTGACACTATTACGCTACAGTCATTCATCGCTGTCGCAGAAACTGGCAGTTTTACCAAGGCAGCCAAGCAGGTCGGGCGCACACAATCGGCTATTAGCCAACAAATGTCTAAATTGGAAAATCTTCTCGGCAAGCCATTACTGGTACGAAACAAAATTTTAGGGCTGACGCCTGAGGGCGAGATTTTCTTGGGTTATGCTCGGCAGATCTTTTCTTTGTATCGTGAGGCAATCGATAGATTCAAAGAACCCGAACTAGAGGGTGAGGTACGCTTTGGTCTACCTGAAAACTTTGCCAGCGCCTACCTCTCTGACGTACTTGCAGATTTTTCACGTATTCATCCACGTATTTTGCTTAAGATTGAATGCGATTTGACCTTGAACCTTTTTGAAAGATTTAAAAACAACGAATTCGATCTGGTACTCGTAAAAATGCATCGCCCGGAAGACTTTCCAAATGGCCTTGATATATGGTCTGAGCCTCTGAAATGGGTCGGAAAATCCGAGCTGATCAATTTTAAAAAACCTATTCCGCTTGTATTATCACCTAAACCATGCGTCTACAGAGAATCTGCTCTGATAACACTCGAAAAATCCGGCATAGCTTGGCGCTTAGCTTTTTCAAGTCCTAGCAACGCAGGAACAATTGCTGCAGTCAAAGCTGGCATGGGAATTACTGTAATGCCTTATACGATGATACCGCATGGATTAGAAGCCATAGAATCTAGTTTGCTGCCAAACCTTGCTGACACTCATGTTTCATTACTGAAACATAAAGCTGATAATCTCGCGATTAACACATTAGAAGGCTTTGTATTACAGCAAATTAGGAAATAA